Proteins co-encoded in one Halorussus lipolyticus genomic window:
- a CDS encoding DUF7552 domain-containing protein, whose amino-acid sequence MSDSLEALRRQIAECATDDGDFYVACAETDERPAPLTGRRFPSEEAAEEAAQLARTYRSRLRETDPELPEHRFAVYEQSGNPLTIVSTRERTEEKRENGLPRTERSVTVSGDGEHEWLRMDNAPVVHVRQDGEPLPDDAVERQLDSKL is encoded by the coding sequence ATGTCCGACTCCCTCGAAGCGCTCCGCCGCCAAATCGCCGAGTGCGCCACCGACGACGGTGATTTCTACGTCGCGTGCGCCGAGACCGACGAGCGCCCCGCGCCGCTGACCGGCCGGCGATTCCCCTCCGAGGAGGCCGCCGAGGAGGCCGCCCAACTCGCTCGCACCTACCGGAGTCGCCTCCGCGAGACCGACCCCGAACTCCCCGAGCATCGCTTCGCCGTCTACGAGCAGTCCGGCAACCCCCTGACCATCGTCTCGACCCGCGAGCGAACCGAGGAGAAGCGCGAGAACGGTCTGCCCCGGACCGAGCGGTCGGTCACGGTTTCCGGCGACGGCGAACACGAGTGGCTCCGGATGGACAACGCGCCGGTGGTCCACGTCCGGCAGGACGGCGAACCGCTCCCTGACGATGCGGTCGAGCGCCAACTCGATTCCAAGCTATGA
- a CDS encoding thioredoxin family protein: protein MEDDDLSEVRERKKQALMQKHGLGAPSAPVYVDGSQNFEQTVAAHEVVLVHYYANRGAGQRLHPIVESVANETLAGVAKVNVVHHQKLALEQGIESTPTFEVYADGECEERIQGHVEKADLVELVEEYTVL from the coding sequence ATGGAGGACGACGACCTCTCGGAGGTGCGGGAGCGCAAGAAGCAAGCGCTCATGCAGAAACACGGCCTCGGAGCGCCCTCTGCGCCGGTGTACGTCGATGGCTCGCAGAACTTCGAGCAGACCGTGGCCGCCCACGAGGTCGTACTGGTCCACTACTACGCCAACCGCGGTGCCGGCCAGCGCCTCCACCCCATCGTGGAATCGGTCGCAAACGAGACGCTCGCCGGGGTGGCGAAGGTGAACGTCGTGCATCACCAGAAGTTGGCGCTGGAGCAGGGCATCGAGTCCACGCCGACGTTCGAGGTGTACGCCGACGGCGAGTGCGAGGAGCGAATTCAGGGCCACGTCGAGAAAGCCGACCTCGTGGAACTGGTCGAGGAGTACACGGTCCTCTGA
- a CDS encoding DEAD/DEAH box helicase — protein MDETIDWLRGRPYYDAQIESHRTLLGRDGEFCDVDLEARLAGAFDERGIDGLYRHQAEAIEAVRRGENVVLATPTASGKSLAYTVPAFERAMDHGGRTLYVAPQNALINDQDETLSALARDLGFGSKVSVEQYTGRQSKSEKREVRDRRPTVVLSNPDMLHYALLPHAHRLWDWFFEGLETVVLDEVHEYRGVFGSHVALVLRRLRRICDRFGSDPQFVCCSATIGNPVEHAASVTGTDPDSFCLIDEDTSDTGPTHWLLWNPPEYENPQAGTSGRRKSSHAETKRVFADLVSKGHQTLTFTRARQAAEQWAMESAKELRERGRGDLAPDVTAYQAALKNDRRKEIEEGLNSGSVRGVWSTNALELGVDIGGLDAVLLDGYPGTRMAAFQQAGRAGRGDDPSLVAMVAGEDQLDQYLMANPEDFFAGNPERAVVNPENDQLLPNHVVSAARETWLSPDDSDYFGDSFPDLVADLESEGLLESRLTDDGLRWTYDGEGSPQHEMSLRSIDDREVELLDRRNDDTIASLPFEDALTDAHPGAIYHHQGQSYEVVDLDLSKQVAELSPTWADYHTKVLHEKEITVEEDIREKTLSTREDVPVRFADVTMRKQITGFERRDRSGETLGRETLDMPEISLRTKALYFTVPDDVEQTMRSRGDFNGGIHAAEHGMISLFPLELLCDRADIGGLSTPMHPHTGRSTIFIYDGYPGGVGLVREGYGTVEDLMANTAEMIGACDCDEAGGCPACVQSPHCGNANDPLDKEQARFLLEELTDTDADSGE, from the coding sequence GTGGACGAGACCATCGATTGGCTCCGAGGTCGGCCCTACTACGACGCCCAAATCGAGAGCCACCGGACCCTCCTCGGCCGAGACGGCGAGTTCTGCGACGTGGACCTCGAAGCGCGACTGGCGGGCGCGTTCGACGAGCGGGGCATCGACGGCCTCTACCGCCATCAGGCCGAGGCCATCGAGGCGGTCCGACGAGGAGAGAACGTCGTCCTCGCAACGCCGACCGCGAGCGGAAAGAGCCTCGCGTACACCGTTCCGGCGTTCGAGCGAGCGATGGACCACGGCGGGCGAACGCTCTACGTCGCGCCCCAGAACGCGCTCATCAACGACCAAGACGAGACGCTCTCGGCGTTGGCGCGAGACCTCGGATTCGGGAGCAAGGTCTCGGTCGAGCAGTACACCGGGCGACAGAGCAAGTCCGAGAAGCGCGAGGTTCGGGACCGGCGACCGACCGTGGTCCTCTCGAATCCCGATATGCTCCACTACGCGCTCCTGCCCCACGCCCACCGCCTCTGGGACTGGTTTTTCGAGGGATTGGAGACTGTCGTGCTGGACGAAGTTCACGAGTATCGAGGCGTCTTCGGGAGCCACGTCGCGCTGGTTCTGCGTCGGCTTCGGCGAATCTGCGACCGATTCGGCTCCGACCCGCAGTTCGTCTGCTGTTCGGCGACCATCGGGAATCCGGTCGAACACGCCGCGAGCGTGACGGGGACCGACCCGGACTCGTTCTGCCTGATAGACGAGGACACCAGCGACACCGGGCCGACCCACTGGTTGCTCTGGAACCCGCCGGAGTACGAGAATCCGCAGGCCGGGACTTCGGGCCGGCGCAAGTCGAGTCACGCCGAGACCAAGCGCGTCTTCGCGGATTTGGTCTCGAAGGGCCACCAGACGTTGACCTTCACCCGCGCCCGGCAGGCCGCCGAGCAGTGGGCGATGGAGAGCGCGAAGGAACTCCGGGAGCGGGGTCGCGGGGACCTCGCGCCCGACGTGACGGCGTATCAGGCCGCGCTGAAGAACGACCGCCGGAAGGAAATCGAGGAGGGCCTGAACTCCGGGTCGGTCCGGGGCGTCTGGAGTACCAACGCGCTGGAACTCGGCGTGGACATCGGGGGCCTCGACGCGGTGCTGTTGGACGGCTACCCCGGCACCCGGATGGCGGCTTTCCAGCAGGCCGGGCGGGCCGGCCGGGGCGACGACCCGAGTCTCGTGGCGATGGTCGCGGGCGAGGACCAACTCGACCAGTACCTGATGGCCAACCCCGAGGACTTCTTCGCCGGGAATCCCGAGCGCGCGGTGGTCAACCCCGAGAACGACCAACTCCTGCCGAATCACGTCGTCTCGGCGGCCCGCGAGACGTGGCTCTCGCCCGACGACAGCGACTACTTCGGCGACTCCTTCCCGGACCTCGTGGCGGACCTCGAATCCGAGGGTCTGCTGGAGAGCAGGCTAACCGACGACGGCCTGCGCTGGACCTACGACGGCGAGGGGAGTCCCCAGCACGAGATGAGTCTGCGCTCCATCGACGACCGCGAAGTGGAGTTGCTGGACCGCCGGAACGACGACACGATTGCGAGTCTGCCCTTCGAGGACGCCCTGACCGACGCTCATCCGGGAGCCATCTACCACCATCAGGGCCAGTCCTACGAGGTCGTGGACCTCGATTTGAGCAAACAGGTCGCGGAACTCTCCCCGACGTGGGCCGACTACCACACCAAGGTCCTCCACGAGAAGGAGATTACCGTCGAGGAGGACATCCGCGAAAAGACCCTCTCGACCCGCGAGGACGTGCCGGTCCGGTTCGCCGACGTGACGATGCGCAAGCAGATTACGGGGTTCGAGCGCCGGGACCGGTCGGGCGAGACGCTGGGCAGGGAGACGCTGGACATGCCCGAAATCTCGCTCCGGACCAAGGCGCTGTACTTCACGGTGCCCGACGACGTGGAGCAGACGATGCGCTCGCGGGGCGACTTCAACGGCGGCATCCACGCCGCCGAACACGGCATGATTTCGCTGTTCCCCCTCGAACTGCTGTGCGACCGGGCGGACATCGGCGGCCTCTCGACGCCGATGCACCCCCACACCGGCCGAAGTACCATCTTCATCTACGACGGCTATCCCGGCGGCGTGGGCCTCGTGCGCGAGGGCTACGGGACTGTCGAGGACCTGATGGCAAACACCGCGGAGATGATTGGGGCCTGCGACTGCGACGAGGCCGGCGGGTGCCCGGCCTGTGTGCAGTCTCCTCACTGCGGGAACGCGAACGACCCGCTGGACAAGGAGCAGGCCCGGTTCCTGCTTGAAGAACTGACCGACACCGACGCCGATTCTGGGGAATAG
- a CDS encoding DUF2080 family transposase-associated protein, whose protein sequence is MGQFTINGHEVVDGDVKATGNGAHVYVPKRWRGADVKVVRTSDPTDE, encoded by the coding sequence ATGGGGCAGTTCACAATCAACGGCCACGAAGTCGTGGACGGCGACGTGAAAGCCACCGGCAACGGCGCTCATGTCTACGTCCCGAAACGGTGGCGTGGCGCGGACGTGAAAGTCGTCCGCACATCCGACCCTACCGACGAATAG
- a CDS encoding RNA-guided endonuclease InsQ/TnpB family protein, translating to MNYNYRYRIRPSDDLHKRLTWTVDTCRQVYNHFLHRLNRHDDTSSYSEQKRLPGLKDWWTDLRDVHSKVLQKVVQRLYDNLSTLKARKQNGYSVGELKWKAPGEYQSFTYSQSGFELKNTSGRTRLWLSKIGDIPITFHRNLPDDATIKTVTVKREPTGKWYAVLGVETPDDPPEKPDKVTDAVGIDVGILKYVHDSDGTAVESPDLSDERERLERAQRNLSRKEHGSNNWEEQRKTVARRHAGLKRKRRDFLHKLSAYYAREYDLVAVEDLDAKGLVELPGNSRNRAGASWGTFLRMLEYKCEREGTYFVAVDPRGTTKECASCGVETDKPLWVREHSCPSCGFEADRDANASWNIRSRGFDNVGTGCPESTPVETALPTDTDSVSAKRVIEAGSPTLKERTASAVSE from the coding sequence ATGAACTACAACTACAGGTATCGAATCCGACCGTCCGATGACCTCCACAAGCGGTTAACGTGGACTGTCGATACCTGTAGACAGGTCTACAACCACTTCCTCCACCGCCTCAATAGACACGACGATACCTCGTCGTACTCCGAGCAGAAGCGCCTGCCGGGCTTGAAAGACTGGTGGACTGACCTGCGAGACGTTCACTCGAAGGTGTTGCAGAAAGTCGTCCAGCGGTTGTACGACAACCTCTCGACGCTCAAAGCCCGGAAGCAGAACGGCTACAGCGTCGGGGAGTTAAAGTGGAAAGCACCGGGCGAGTACCAATCGTTCACTTACAGTCAGTCCGGCTTCGAACTCAAAAACACGAGTGGTCGGACTCGACTCTGGCTCTCGAAGATTGGTGATATCCCCATCACATTTCACCGCAACCTGCCCGACGACGCTACCATCAAAACCGTCACGGTCAAACGCGAACCCACCGGCAAGTGGTACGCCGTCCTCGGCGTCGAAACCCCCGACGACCCACCCGAGAAACCCGACAAAGTGACTGACGCAGTTGGCATCGACGTGGGTATTCTGAAATACGTCCACGACAGCGATGGAACTGCTGTTGAGTCGCCGGACCTTTCCGACGAACGCGAGCGGTTGGAACGCGCCCAACGCAACCTCTCGCGGAAAGAACACGGCTCGAACAACTGGGAGGAACAACGCAAGACGGTCGCTCGACGCCACGCCGGTTTGAAGCGCAAGAGACGTGATTTCTTGCACAAACTCTCGGCGTACTACGCCCGCGAGTACGACCTTGTGGCTGTCGAGGACTTGGACGCGAAGGGACTGGTCGAACTACCGGGCAACTCTCGAAACCGCGCCGGGGCCTCGTGGGGGACGTTCCTCCGAATGCTCGAATACAAGTGCGAACGCGAAGGAACGTACTTCGTCGCCGTGGACCCCCGAGGCACGACCAAAGAGTGCGCGTCGTGTGGCGTCGAGACGGACAAGCCGTTGTGGGTACGCGAGCATTCGTGTCCGTCGTGTGGGTTCGAGGCGGACAGAGACGCGAATGCGTCGTGGAACATTCGTTCTCGCGGTTTCGACAACGTAGGGACGGGCTGTCCCGAATCAACGCCTGTGGAGACTGCGCTCCCTACGGACACCGATTCGGTGTCTGCAAAGCGCGTCATCGAAGCAGGAAGCCCCACCCTCAAGGAACGAACCGCGTCAGCGGTGAGCGAATAG
- a CDS encoding ferritin-like domain-containing protein — translation MNACGDCAPYGHRFGVCKARHRSRKPHPQGTNRVSGERIGWGGSHYYTNLRMHLAGHEDYKEITEDARLEDRAHFELVAPRVYELGGSLPNDIGDFMGRASCPHAELPASYQGEGAADISEGADAEEILEVLLEAERCAIRTWAEICDMTQGKDPRTYDMASRILQEEIEHEAWFVELLSMERDGEANPAGHFVRGEAPYSTNRRINDSA, via the coding sequence ATCAACGCCTGTGGAGACTGCGCTCCCTACGGACACCGATTCGGTGTCTGCAAAGCGCGTCATCGAAGCAGGAAGCCCCACCCTCAAGGAACGAACCGCGTCAGCGGTGAGCGAATAGGGTGGGGAGGAAGTCACTACTACACCAACCTCCGGATGCACCTCGCGGGCCACGAGGACTACAAGGAAATCACCGAGGACGCGCGACTGGAGGACCGCGCGCACTTCGAGTTGGTCGCGCCCCGCGTCTACGAACTCGGCGGGTCGCTTCCCAACGACATCGGCGACTTCATGGGTCGGGCGTCGTGTCCGCACGCCGAACTGCCGGCGTCCTATCAGGGCGAGGGAGCGGCCGACATTAGTGAGGGTGCCGACGCCGAGGAGATTCTGGAGGTTCTACTCGAAGCAGAGCGGTGCGCCATCCGGACGTGGGCCGAAATCTGTGACATGACGCAGGGCAAGGACCCCCGGACCTACGACATGGCCAGTCGAATCCTGCAAGAGGAGATAGAACACGAAGCGTGGTTCGTGGAACTCCTCTCGATGGAGCGCGACGGCGAGGCCAACCCGGCGGGCCACTTCGTCCGGGGCGAAGCGCCCTACTCGACCAACCGCCGCATCAACGACTCGGCGTAG